In Nakamurella antarctica, the following are encoded in one genomic region:
- a CDS encoding sigma-70 family RNA polymerase sigma factor, which translates to MTITDEATAPSDAELISRVRAGDRTAYGDLYGRHARSAATLARQISVSGAEADDLVAESFARVLDTLLDGRGPDSSFRAYLFTTVRHTAYDRSRKDKRLQFTDDVAAHEVAVEAEDPVLAQMESSFVAKAFGQLPDRWQAVLWHTQVEGQSAAEVGVLLGMSPNAVSSLAFRAREGLREAYLQVHMSETIAERCRATIDRLGAWTRGGLSKRESAQVDAHLAECNTCPALAAELSEINSGLRGLLAPLLLGAAAAGYVATLPAVPVLMQVGAHVGGTAAGSSAASGVTTLKSAGWILAQPASLGAGVAAAAAAAVVALVVVLSTNGQSPLDSLAAETIASGPVAPPLGVGTSGTGAGAAAATSSAASDSPSAATATAQSASAGSSTEPVSVATTTTASVPAVAPASVSESGLAGPDSASVPADASAAGGIVGSPVAPPSISRPTVPRVTVPRVAVPQVTVPSLPIAAANPGDTAPTTTAPTTTAPPTTAPTTTAPTTTAPTTTAPPTTAPTTTAPTTTAPPTTAPTTTAPPPLRRPHRPC; encoded by the coding sequence ATGACGATCACCGACGAGGCAACTGCGCCCAGCGACGCTGAGTTGATCTCACGCGTTCGTGCGGGCGACCGCACCGCGTACGGCGATCTCTACGGACGACACGCACGGTCAGCAGCCACTCTCGCCCGGCAAATATCGGTTTCCGGCGCCGAAGCCGACGATTTGGTCGCCGAATCTTTCGCGCGGGTGTTGGACACTCTGCTTGATGGCCGAGGACCTGACTCGTCTTTCCGAGCCTACCTTTTCACCACGGTTCGACACACGGCCTACGACAGGTCACGCAAAGATAAACGGCTCCAGTTCACCGATGACGTCGCGGCCCACGAGGTCGCCGTTGAAGCCGAAGATCCAGTGCTCGCTCAAATGGAAAGCTCTTTTGTAGCAAAGGCTTTTGGTCAGCTTCCCGACCGTTGGCAAGCCGTCCTCTGGCATACGCAAGTCGAAGGGCAGTCCGCCGCCGAGGTGGGCGTTCTCCTGGGAATGTCCCCGAACGCTGTGTCCTCGTTGGCCTTCCGTGCCCGCGAGGGTTTACGAGAGGCGTACCTCCAGGTACATATGTCGGAGACCATCGCCGAGCGATGCCGGGCTACCATCGACCGCTTGGGAGCGTGGACCCGCGGTGGGCTGTCGAAGCGCGAAAGCGCGCAGGTCGATGCTCACCTCGCCGAATGCAACACTTGCCCTGCCTTGGCTGCAGAGTTGTCCGAGATCAACTCCGGCCTCCGTGGCTTGCTGGCACCTCTGCTCTTGGGCGCTGCCGCCGCCGGTTATGTTGCCACCCTTCCCGCAGTGCCGGTTCTGATGCAGGTCGGGGCCCACGTCGGCGGCACCGCCGCGGGCTCTTCTGCCGCTTCTGGGGTTACAACGCTCAAGTCGGCTGGCTGGATCCTGGCCCAACCCGCAAGCCTCGGAGCTGGCGTCGCTGCCGCTGCCGCTGCCGCCGTTGTCGCTTTGGTCGTCGTGCTGTCCACGAATGGACAATCACCTCTCGACAGTCTGGCCGCGGAGACTATCGCGTCTGGGCCTGTCGCTCCCCCCCTCGGGGTCGGTACCAGCGGTACAGGTGCAGGGGCAGCCGCTGCGACATCGTCCGCAGCGAGCGATTCGCCGTCTGCTGCTACCGCGACCGCACAATCTGCATCAGCGGGATCAAGCACGGAACCGGTGTCCGTAGCAACAACTACGACAGCCTCGGTGCCCGCGGTAGCCCCAGCCTCAGTATCCGAATCCGGGCTGGCTGGACCTGACTCTGCATCTGTACCCGCTGACGCTTCCGCTGCCGGCGGGATTGTTGGCTCGCCGGTAGCTCCGCCGAGTATCTCCAGGCCTACCGTGCCTCGAGTGACGGTTCCTCGAGTGGCGGTGCCTCAAGTTACGGTGCCTTCGCTGCCCATCGCAGCGGCCAACCCCGGCGACACTGCGCCGACCACCACTGCGCCGACCACCACTGCGCCCCCCACCACAGCGCCAACCACCACCGCGCCGACCACCACAGCGCCAACCACCACCGCGCCCCCCACCACAGCGCCAACCACCACAGCGCCAACCACCACCGCGCCCCCCACCACAGCGCCAACCACCACCGCGCCCCCACCACTGCGCCGACCACACCGCCCGTGCTGA
- a CDS encoding biotin--[acetyl-CoA-carboxylase] ligase, which produces MSHTGSTNTDLAAAAARGERDGNMVDGAVLIAEEQVAGKGRLGRTWTAPAGSSITMSMLVLLPYVPMAARGWAGVVAGIAAVRVCRELGGVSASLKWPNDLLVTDAEGAERKCAGILGEMAGSAVVIGLGLNVSLLKAELPRPDATSLLLAGSSSLDRAELAAAVLTEIDSLLRRWEGANGDVAQIRAEYLTLCATIGAGVRVELPSGATVLGVATNIALDGSLVVRSDSGELCTFTAADVLHLRPAS; this is translated from the coding sequence GTGAGCCATACAGGTTCTACCAACACGGATCTCGCGGCTGCTGCGGCTCGCGGCGAGCGCGATGGAAACATGGTGGATGGCGCCGTTTTGATCGCCGAAGAGCAGGTAGCGGGGAAGGGGCGGCTCGGCCGCACGTGGACGGCGCCCGCCGGTTCTTCGATCACCATGTCGATGCTGGTGCTCCTGCCCTACGTGCCGATGGCGGCCCGCGGCTGGGCCGGTGTCGTCGCCGGTATTGCTGCAGTCCGTGTATGCCGCGAACTCGGTGGAGTTTCCGCAAGCCTGAAGTGGCCCAACGACCTTCTGGTGACAGATGCGGAAGGCGCCGAGAGGAAGTGTGCGGGAATCCTTGGCGAGATGGCTGGTAGCGCAGTAGTGATCGGTCTTGGCCTGAATGTCAGCTTGCTGAAAGCGGAACTGCCGCGGCCCGACGCCACCTCTTTGTTGCTTGCGGGCTCGTCATCGCTGGACCGGGCGGAGTTGGCTGCGGCGGTGCTGACGGAGATCGACAGCCTGCTGCGGCGCTGGGAGGGCGCGAACGGTGATGTGGCTCAGATCCGCGCCGAGTACCTCACGCTGTGCGCCACCATTGGAGCTGGGGTGCGGGTGGAATTGCCGTCAGGAGCGACCGTGCTCGGGGTGGCAACGAACATCGCCTTAGACGGCAGCCTCGTGGTGCGCTCCGATTCAGGGGAGCTGTGCACGTTCACCGCCGCCGATGTATTGCACCTGCGGCCAGCGTCCTAA
- a CDS encoding acyl-CoA carboxylase subunit beta, whose product MSTDDRVEPTPCTSNSSREAELREKVLAGGAKRYHDANAAKGKMFARQRISQLVDDGSFIEDGLFANALADGLPADGVITGGATIGGRHVCVMANDSTVKAGSWGARTVEKIIRIIEKAYATSVPMVYLVDSAGARITDQVDLFPGRRGAGKIFHTQVRASGVIPQVCALFGPSAAGGAYIPAFCDVVIMVEKNASMYLGSDRMVEMVTGEKTTLEEMGGAKMHTSVSGVGHLLAKTEIEALAMVAHYLSYLPDNFQQQPPTAPALPPGKGNLRELVPVAERVAFDMRRYVAALLDDGTYFPIHPDWARELTTGFGRLNGEVVGIVGNNSMFKGGVLFVDSADKAAHFVQLCDAFNVPLIFLSDVPGFMVGAAVERQGIIRHGAKMISAVCEATVPKFCVVVRKAYGAGLYAMAGPGFEPDATIALPTAKIAVMGADAAVNAVYAKKIADFDDPSAAAAFVADRRAEYEADIDTVRLAAEMVVDSIVEPENLRTELIGRIAAARGKDRTFSRRRHGVTPV is encoded by the coding sequence ATGAGTACCGACGATCGAGTCGAGCCCACACCGTGTACGTCTAACTCCAGCCGCGAAGCCGAGCTCCGCGAGAAGGTCCTGGCGGGTGGGGCGAAGCGGTACCACGACGCTAACGCGGCCAAGGGCAAGATGTTTGCGCGCCAACGTATTTCACAGCTTGTCGATGACGGCAGCTTTATCGAAGACGGCCTCTTCGCGAATGCGTTAGCTGACGGACTACCCGCGGACGGCGTCATTACCGGCGGCGCCACCATCGGCGGTCGCCATGTCTGCGTGATGGCCAACGACTCCACGGTGAAGGCCGGCTCATGGGGCGCAAGGACAGTCGAGAAGATCATCCGCATTATCGAAAAGGCCTATGCCACATCAGTTCCGATGGTGTACCTAGTGGACTCAGCTGGGGCACGCATCACTGATCAAGTCGATCTCTTTCCCGGGCGCCGCGGCGCTGGGAAGATCTTCCACACCCAGGTTCGGGCGTCAGGGGTGATTCCGCAGGTCTGTGCGCTGTTTGGGCCTAGCGCAGCTGGAGGGGCCTACATTCCCGCCTTCTGCGATGTGGTGATCATGGTCGAAAAGAACGCCTCCATGTACCTCGGTAGCGATCGTATGGTGGAGATGGTTACCGGCGAAAAAACCACCCTGGAAGAGATGGGCGGGGCGAAGATGCACACCTCCGTCTCCGGGGTCGGCCATCTGCTGGCGAAGACCGAAATAGAGGCATTGGCCATGGTGGCGCACTACCTGAGCTATCTGCCCGATAACTTTCAGCAGCAGCCCCCCACCGCGCCGGCGCTACCACCAGGGAAGGGGAACCTCCGCGAATTGGTGCCGGTAGCCGAGCGGGTTGCCTTCGACATGCGCCGCTATGTCGCGGCGCTGCTTGATGATGGCACTTATTTCCCCATCCATCCCGACTGGGCCCGTGAGCTTACGACCGGCTTTGGGCGCCTCAATGGCGAAGTGGTGGGTATCGTCGGGAACAACTCGATGTTCAAGGGCGGCGTGCTTTTCGTCGACTCTGCAGACAAGGCAGCGCATTTCGTGCAATTGTGCGATGCGTTCAATGTCCCGTTGATCTTCCTGTCAGACGTGCCTGGTTTCATGGTCGGTGCGGCCGTCGAAAGGCAAGGAATTATCCGACACGGCGCGAAGATGATCTCCGCAGTCTGCGAAGCAACCGTCCCAAAGTTTTGCGTGGTGGTCCGCAAGGCCTACGGCGCCGGGCTTTACGCGATGGCCGGTCCAGGTTTTGAACCAGACGCCACCATTGCGCTGCCCACGGCGAAAATAGCGGTGATGGGAGCGGATGCGGCCGTCAACGCGGTGTACGCCAAGAAGATTGCCGACTTCGACGACCCGTCGGCGGCGGCAGCGTTTGTGGCCGACAGACGCGCCGAGTACGAAGCGGATATCGATACCGTGCGGCTTGCCGCCGAAATGGTAGTCGACTCCATTGTCGAGCCAGAGAACCTCCGTACCGAACTGATTGGCCGCATCGCTGCTGCTCGTGGCAAGGATCGGACGTTTTCTCGGCGCAGACACGGCGTCACTCCCGTGTAA
- a CDS encoding sensor histidine kinase — translation MRRRLLRSIVMVIMVTVIALGLPLGVVSWRLVDDLVHSNITSQLEAINASLNAQQFTDGAMDLRSVSVSVPPGWRLEYERGGVGQAVGAEPLAVSVSDAVTSISNGKLTLYSPVDRLRREQFLALGLVALAVLASIVVGVGVALITSRRLTHPLSDLADRAARLGSGDFRTFKRRYQIAELDRVAEVLDSAAGDISTVLQRERDLASEISHQLRTRLTGLQLRLEELAEYPDDVVRADVSAALEQTDRLVNIVNDLLANARSQRAASAAEISLSTALEQVRTEWVTVYAAAGRTLTVICPPQIVVKATAVRLREALGVLLDNALMHGAGAVRVTVKQGEPLVLLEVADEGDGVGEKLAGHIFDRGISGADSSGLGLALARAFIEADGGRLELRRARPPVFGMFLVRADPDDSAPSGSVPNGSAPSVFAPHSIGAPGGSPRIPPPWDAPTRFC, via the coding sequence ATGCGTCGCAGACTTTTGCGCTCCATCGTGATGGTGATCATGGTGACCGTGATTGCCTTGGGGTTGCCATTGGGCGTCGTCTCGTGGCGCCTCGTCGACGATTTGGTGCACAGCAACATCACTTCGCAGCTCGAAGCAATTAATGCTTCACTCAACGCTCAGCAGTTCACCGACGGCGCGATGGACCTTCGATCCGTGAGCGTTTCCGTGCCGCCGGGATGGCGTTTGGAGTACGAGCGGGGCGGCGTTGGTCAGGCGGTGGGAGCTGAACCGTTGGCCGTTTCGGTGTCCGACGCAGTCACCAGCATCTCCAACGGGAAGCTGACCCTGTACAGCCCCGTCGACCGGCTCCGACGCGAGCAGTTCTTGGCCCTTGGTCTAGTGGCTCTCGCAGTGCTCGCGTCCATCGTGGTGGGTGTCGGAGTTGCGCTGATCACTTCACGTCGGCTCACGCACCCGTTGTCGGATCTGGCCGATCGCGCTGCCAGGTTGGGTTCCGGCGACTTCCGCACCTTCAAACGCCGATACCAGATCGCCGAATTGGACCGGGTGGCCGAGGTCCTGGACTCCGCGGCTGGCGACATTTCGACCGTATTGCAACGCGAGCGGGACTTAGCCAGCGAGATTTCCCATCAGCTGCGCACCCGCTTAACCGGCTTGCAGCTTCGGCTCGAGGAGCTTGCGGAGTATCCAGATGACGTAGTCCGCGCCGACGTGAGCGCCGCATTGGAGCAGACGGACCGGCTGGTGAACATCGTGAACGATCTGCTGGCTAATGCTCGTTCGCAACGAGCCGCGAGCGCAGCAGAAATCAGCCTCTCTACCGCGTTAGAGCAGGTCCGCACTGAGTGGGTAACGGTGTACGCAGCGGCTGGTCGAACGCTGACCGTGATCTGCCCACCCCAGATAGTGGTGAAAGCGACCGCGGTGCGTCTGCGGGAGGCGCTCGGCGTACTCCTCGACAACGCCCTCATGCACGGGGCGGGGGCAGTCCGAGTGACGGTCAAACAAGGTGAGCCGCTGGTGCTGTTGGAAGTGGCGGATGAGGGCGACGGGGTCGGTGAAAAGTTAGCCGGCCACATCTTTGATCGTGGCATATCCGGCGCCGACTCCTCGGGGCTGGGCTTGGCCTTGGCAAGAGCATTCATCGAAGCAGACGGCGGACGACTAGAGCTGCGCCGCGCGCGCCCACCAGTTTTTGGGATGTTCCTGGTGCGCGCTGACCCCGACGACTCTGCGCCCAGTGGCTCTGTGCCTAATGGGTCTGCGCCTAGTGTGTTTGCGCCTCACAGCATCGGAGCTCCGGGCGGCTCACCCCGGATACCGCCGCCCTGGGATGCACCCACACGCTTTTGCTAA
- a CDS encoding acyl-CoA carboxylase epsilon subunit: MTPDRERAVGSTRDRDDEDAAAVIAVIAALATGNSKTSESAPRSAWGSPAHRLGVVAPGQHAWWMSGVGR, from the coding sequence GTGACGCCGGATCGGGAACGGGCCGTTGGCAGCACCCGCGATCGGGACGATGAGGATGCGGCGGCGGTCATCGCCGTCATAGCTGCGTTGGCGACCGGCAACAGCAAGACCAGCGAGTCCGCCCCGCGTTCTGCCTGGGGCAGCCCTGCGCATCGTCTGGGAGTCGTGGCGCCCGGTCAGCACGCTTGGTGGATGTCGGGGGTCGGCCGATGA
- a CDS encoding GtrA family protein, whose protein sequence is MNLVDRVRAVLPEKYRQFSKFLIVGGFTWVIDTGLFLILRNTILSDKVLTAKIIPVLIAMIVNYVLNREWSFAQRGGREKAHEALLFFLLNGIGLLINLVPLWISHYLLGFNLAHYSTLTVNIVDVISGSIIGTILAMAFRYWAYKKWVFPEVKDEESAHLSEGNPGSPRGTS, encoded by the coding sequence GTGAACCTTGTAGATCGCGTGCGGGCCGTATTGCCTGAAAAGTACCGCCAATTCTCGAAGTTCCTCATTGTCGGCGGGTTCACCTGGGTGATCGATACCGGGCTTTTTTTGATCCTCCGTAACACGATCTTGAGCGACAAGGTCCTGACTGCCAAGATTATTCCGGTCCTCATCGCGATGATCGTCAACTACGTACTGAACCGCGAATGGTCTTTTGCCCAGCGGGGTGGTCGCGAAAAGGCACACGAAGCGTTGCTTTTCTTCCTCCTCAACGGCATTGGGCTGCTCATCAACTTGGTCCCCTTGTGGATCTCCCATTACCTACTCGGCTTCAACCTTGCCCACTACAGCACCCTGACGGTCAACATCGTCGACGTCATTTCTGGTTCCATCATCGGCACAATTTTGGCGATGGCATTTCGTTACTGGGCTTACAAAAAATGGGTTTTTCCCGAAGTCAAGGATGAAGAATCCGCTCACCTCTCCGAGGGCAACCCGGGGAGCCCTCGAGGTACTTCATAG
- a CDS encoding carboxyl transferase domain-containing protein gives MSFPARSPSPAAAPHGTAAKLQDLAARNEAAIHAGAKAAVERQHAKGKNTARERLAMLLDEDSFVEFDAFARHRNTHFGSEKNRPYGDGVVTGYGTVNGREIAVFSQDVTVFGGSLGEVYGEKICKVLDFALKTGRPVVGINEGGGARIQEGVVSLGLYAEIFKRNVHMSGVVPQISLIMGAAAGGHVYSPALTDFVVMVDQTSQMFITGPDVVRAVTGEDVTLEDLGGARTHNTRSGVSHYLGADEADAISYVQELLSYLPSNNLSAPPVLEGFSDPGILEITDLDTSLDTLIPDSANVPYDMHTVIEAVLDEKEFLEVQELFAPNMLIGFGRIEGKPVGIVANQPLALAGTLDINASEKAARFVRTCDAYNVPVITFVDVPGFLPGTDQEWNGIIRRGAKLLYAYAEATVPLITVITRKAFGGAYDVMGSKHLGADINLAWPTAQIAVLGAPGAVNILYRKELAAAAAEEVEALRAKFQADYEDTLLNPYIAADRGYIDQVIAPAATRIQLVRGLRVLADKRETRPTRKHGNIPL, from the coding sequence ATGTCCTTCCCCGCGCGTTCACCCTCCCCCGCAGCGGCGCCCCACGGAACTGCGGCGAAACTGCAAGATCTCGCAGCACGTAACGAGGCCGCGATCCACGCCGGCGCCAAAGCCGCCGTCGAGCGCCAGCATGCCAAGGGCAAGAACACGGCTCGCGAGCGGCTCGCGATGCTTCTCGACGAAGACTCCTTCGTCGAATTTGATGCCTTCGCCAGGCACCGCAACACCCACTTCGGTTCGGAGAAGAACCGGCCCTACGGCGACGGCGTCGTCACCGGCTATGGGACGGTCAATGGGCGCGAGATCGCAGTCTTCTCCCAGGATGTCACGGTTTTCGGCGGTTCACTGGGTGAGGTCTACGGCGAAAAGATCTGCAAGGTGTTGGATTTCGCCCTCAAGACTGGCCGGCCCGTCGTCGGCATCAATGAGGGGGGTGGCGCCCGGATTCAGGAGGGCGTTGTCAGCCTCGGTCTCTATGCGGAAATCTTCAAGCGCAACGTGCACATGTCCGGAGTGGTGCCGCAAATCTCGCTCATCATGGGCGCCGCCGCCGGCGGCCACGTCTACTCCCCCGCACTCACCGATTTTGTGGTGATGGTGGACCAAACCTCCCAGATGTTCATCACCGGACCGGACGTGGTGCGCGCCGTCACCGGCGAAGACGTCACTCTTGAGGATCTCGGAGGCGCCCGCACGCACAACACCCGGTCCGGGGTCTCCCACTATTTGGGCGCTGACGAGGCAGACGCGATTTCCTATGTGCAGGAACTCCTCTCCTACCTTCCGAGCAACAACCTGTCGGCTCCCCCTGTGTTGGAGGGCTTTTCGGATCCGGGGATTCTTGAAATCACCGACCTAGATACCTCCCTTGACACGTTGATCCCCGATTCAGCGAACGTGCCGTACGACATGCACACGGTGATCGAGGCGGTGCTGGACGAAAAAGAGTTCCTGGAGGTTCAGGAATTATTCGCCCCGAACATGCTGATCGGTTTTGGCCGCATCGAGGGCAAACCCGTTGGCATCGTGGCGAATCAGCCACTGGCACTGGCCGGTACCCTGGATATCAACGCATCGGAGAAGGCTGCCAGGTTTGTCCGCACGTGCGACGCCTATAACGTCCCCGTCATTACTTTTGTGGACGTTCCGGGCTTCTTGCCGGGCACCGACCAGGAGTGGAATGGCATTATCCGGCGCGGCGCCAAACTGCTGTACGCCTACGCAGAGGCCACCGTTCCCCTCATCACCGTCATCACCCGCAAGGCCTTCGGCGGCGCCTATGACGTGATGGGGTCAAAGCACCTCGGCGCTGATATCAACCTCGCCTGGCCGACCGCCCAGATCGCCGTACTCGGCGCGCCGGGGGCCGTAAACATCCTCTATCGCAAGGAACTTGCTGCCGCAGCCGCTGAAGAAGTCGAGGCGTTGCGGGCGAAGTTCCAAGCAGACTACGAGGACACATTGCTCAACCCCTATATCGCGGCCGACCGCGGATACATCGACCAAGTCATCGCTCCCGCTGCCACTCGCATTCAGCTGGTGCGCGGATTGCGGGTACTTGCCGATAAACGAGAAACGCGGCCCACGCGCAAACACGGAAACATTCCGCTGTGA
- a CDS encoding PH domain-containing protein, whose protein sequence is MAYPDHLLARGEKVMLHKHPTPKVLVVPIALFILIIGGAFALAAWVRDQNNHVIYWIVIAVVAVGLLFWFVLVPFIKWRFEHFVITTHHIFFRAGFFKRREHQIPLGRIQNMETNVSFWGRIFGYGDLTVESAADQPLSFYNVAALTKVQSLLNQLIDDDRNRGDGMGSAAPRQGSQTRPAGNRPTAQYTTDDDEGNDFPGGDNTSRR, encoded by the coding sequence ATGGCGTATCCGGACCACCTGCTGGCGCGAGGCGAAAAGGTGATGCTGCATAAGCACCCGACACCCAAGGTGCTCGTCGTGCCAATCGCGCTGTTCATCCTTATTATCGGCGGTGCGTTCGCTCTCGCTGCCTGGGTACGCGATCAAAACAACCATGTCATTTACTGGATCGTCATCGCTGTGGTCGCGGTGGGGTTGTTGTTCTGGTTTGTGCTGGTGCCGTTCATCAAGTGGCGTTTTGAACATTTTGTAATCACTACGCACCACATCTTCTTCAGGGCAGGCTTTTTCAAGCGTCGCGAACACCAAATCCCGCTCGGCCGGATCCAGAACATGGAGACAAACGTCAGCTTCTGGGGCCGTATTTTCGGCTACGGGGACCTGACGGTGGAATCAGCGGCAGACCAGCCGCTGTCCTTTTACAATGTCGCCGCATTGACCAAGGTTCAAAGCCTGCTCAACCAGCTCATTGATGACGATCGCAACCGTGGTGATGGAATGGGTTCGGCTGCTCCGCGTCAAGGAAGTCAGACGCGGCCGGCTGGTAATCGGCCGACAGCGCAGTACACCACCGACGATGACGAGGGCAATGATTTCCCCGGCGGGGACAACACTTCGCGTCGTTAG
- a CDS encoding Maf family protein, which produces MTTFILASASPARQAVLTAAGIDALVHVSGIDEDALAAANPTALPADLVVILARAKAEFVAGALREQHPDAVVVGCDSMLHLDDELIGKPHDEATARRRWAQMTGRAGDLLTGHLVLRISGGVVTSTASGTCSTSVQIGDPSDEELDAYLATGEPLAVAGGFTLDGYGGWFVDGVIGDPSSVVGISLPLTRRLLREVDIRVTDLWRTRPGAEGNGHQGAVNK; this is translated from the coding sequence ATGACGACGTTCATCCTTGCGTCAGCCTCCCCCGCACGCCAGGCGGTACTCACAGCGGCGGGAATCGATGCGCTGGTTCATGTTTCGGGTATCGACGAAGACGCCTTAGCCGCAGCCAACCCCACCGCCTTGCCCGCCGACCTCGTGGTCATCCTGGCGAGAGCGAAGGCGGAGTTCGTTGCTGGCGCGCTGCGCGAGCAGCATCCGGATGCTGTCGTGGTTGGGTGTGATTCGATGCTGCACCTCGACGATGAGCTGATCGGTAAGCCGCATGACGAAGCAACGGCGCGCCGTCGCTGGGCCCAGATGACCGGCCGCGCGGGTGATCTGCTGACCGGACATTTGGTGTTGCGGATCTCTGGCGGGGTCGTGACGTCAACTGCGTCGGGCACGTGCTCTACCTCGGTCCAGATTGGCGACCCCAGCGATGAGGAACTGGACGCCTATCTCGCCACAGGCGAACCACTGGCAGTGGCCGGTGGTTTCACCCTCGACGGCTACGGTGGGTGGTTCGTCGATGGAGTGATCGGCGACCCGTCATCGGTGGTCGGCATATCCCTCCCCCTGACCCGCAGGCTGCTGCGCGAGGTCGACATTAGGGTCACTGACCTCTGGCGCACACGTCCCGGCGCCGAGGGCAACGGCCACCAAGGAGCAGTGAACAAATGA
- a CDS encoding YggS family pyridoxal phosphate-dependent enzyme, with translation MTTPQPRELPRQLAALRQRADAAAVAAGRLPTDVKILLATKTQSAARIIEALQAGYNLIGENRVNEVVEKARELAAFAPTTHFIGHLQSNKIGQVLPLVSCIQTVDSADLASKLSNRSVDAGRVMDVFLQVNVSGEDSKSGLTPQRAPEVAAYIATLPGVRLTGYMTVGLNSPDAAAVQAGYLQLAHMRDELKLDGARQLSMGMSGDFELAIACGATMVRLGSAAFGARAVR, from the coding sequence ATGACGACTCCCCAGCCCCGCGAGTTGCCACGGCAGTTAGCCGCTCTCCGGCAGCGTGCCGACGCGGCAGCGGTCGCTGCAGGACGGCTACCCACCGACGTGAAGATACTGCTGGCGACGAAAACGCAGAGCGCAGCTCGAATCATCGAAGCGCTACAGGCCGGCTACAACCTGATCGGCGAGAACCGGGTCAACGAGGTGGTCGAGAAGGCAAGAGAGCTAGCAGCTTTCGCGCCCACGACCCACTTCATCGGGCACCTGCAGTCGAATAAGATCGGGCAGGTGCTGCCTCTCGTCAGCTGCATACAGACAGTGGACAGCGCCGATCTTGCGAGCAAACTGAGCAACCGATCCGTCGATGCTGGGCGGGTTATGGATGTCTTTTTACAGGTCAATGTCTCTGGGGAAGATTCGAAGTCTGGCCTCACGCCGCAGCGGGCGCCCGAAGTGGCGGCTTACATCGCCACCTTGCCCGGTGTGCGGCTCACGGGATACATGACGGTCGGGTTGAACTCACCGGACGCGGCGGCCGTTCAGGCAGGTTATCTGCAGCTTGCACACATGCGTGATGAGCTGAAACTTGATGGTGCCCGGCAGTTATCGATGGGGATGAGCGGTGATTTTGAGTTGGCCATCGCCTGCGGCGCGACGATGGTGCGGCTGGGCTCGGCTGCCTTTGGTGCGCGCGCAGTCCGCTAG
- a CDS encoding response regulator transcription factor has product MTVLLAEDDPDISEPLARALEREGYAVLLAKDGQSALDQALEGDISLVILDLGLPIWDGLDVCRRIRQAGKSTPVLMLTARTDEADFVVGLDAGADDYVAKPFRTGELLARVRALLRRRSPEILECSGIRMDLGARQVTVDGAPVGLANKEFELLRILMAHAGDVVTREQVLEEVWADPAMKNSKTLDMHMSWLRRKISPADSEDTAEKPEIEHRITTIRGLGFRFNVI; this is encoded by the coding sequence ATGACCGTGCTGCTGGCCGAAGACGATCCTGATATCTCCGAACCTTTAGCGCGCGCTCTCGAGCGCGAAGGCTATGCAGTCCTGCTGGCTAAGGATGGCCAAAGCGCACTTGATCAGGCGCTGGAGGGGGATATTTCGCTTGTCATCCTGGACTTGGGGCTGCCCATCTGGGACGGACTCGACGTGTGTCGGCGAATTCGGCAGGCAGGCAAAAGCACCCCCGTGCTGATGCTCACTGCGCGGACCGACGAAGCTGATTTTGTTGTCGGCTTGGACGCAGGCGCAGATGACTATGTGGCAAAGCCCTTCCGGACAGGGGAGTTACTCGCACGCGTCCGCGCCCTACTGCGCCGCCGCTCACCGGAAATCCTGGAGTGCAGCGGTATCCGAATGGATCTTGGGGCTAGGCAGGTCACCGTCGACGGGGCCCCCGTAGGCCTGGCAAACAAAGAATTCGAATTGCTCAGAATCTTGATGGCCCACGCGGGCGATGTGGTGACGCGCGAGCAGGTTCTCGAAGAGGTTTGGGCTGACCCGGCGATGAAAAACTCGAAAACTCTGGACATGCATATGTCGTGGTTACGCCGCAAGATCAGCCCTGCGGACAGCGAGGATACCGCCGAAAAGCCTGAGATCGAGCACCGCATCACCACCATCCGCGGCCTGGGTTTTCGCTTTAACGTGATCTGA